The uncultured Methanomethylovorans sp. genome contains a region encoding:
- a CDS encoding MTAP family purine nucleoside phosphorylase, whose translation MAVSTWNQGHVINVDFSFAVIGGVGFSHLDGQSKITVKTDYGTVEASIVKMEGSNLLFIPRHAGDSGHVPPHKINFRAIIMAIKQLGISRVISINSVGTMHGHPIGSMALPYDFIDFTHKRPSTFFEDKTIHADMSEPYCLQLRSLIRSILKEKGVETADVIYACTEGPRFETKAEIRMLSNYADVVGMTGVPEVVLAKEMQLCYASVCLITNMASGIESARPTATEVLDILVSRKEFIFELLHSIAVYMPAKRDCLCNSAIEDGIL comes from the coding sequence ATGGCTGTGAGCACATGGAATCAAGGGCACGTAATTAATGTAGATTTTTCCTTTGCTGTCATAGGTGGTGTGGGCTTCTCTCACCTTGATGGCCAGTCAAAGATCACAGTAAAAACCGACTATGGTACTGTAGAGGCTTCCATTGTGAAAATGGAAGGCAGTAATTTATTGTTCATCCCAAGACATGCAGGAGATAGTGGACATGTTCCGCCTCATAAGATCAATTTTCGTGCTATTATAATGGCAATAAAGCAATTAGGGATATCCCGGGTGATATCCATCAACTCTGTGGGTACGATGCATGGCCATCCAATTGGAAGTATGGCCTTACCTTATGATTTTATAGACTTCACTCATAAGCGGCCCTCCACCTTCTTTGAAGATAAAACTATACATGCAGATATGTCAGAACCTTATTGTCTCCAGCTTCGTTCTCTGATAAGGTCTATCCTGAAAGAAAAAGGAGTTGAGACTGCTGATGTGATATATGCTTGTACCGAAGGTCCCAGGTTCGAGACTAAGGCTGAGATCCGCATGCTGAGTAATTATGCTGATGTTGTGGGCATGACCGGTGTACCTGAAGTAGTACTTGCTAAAGAGATGCAGCTCTGTTATGCGTCTGTATGTCTGATAACAAATATGGCTTCTGGGATTGAAAGTGCCAGGCCGACGGCAACTGAGGTACTGGATATACTTGTCTCCAGAAAAGAATTCATTTTTGAACTATTGCATTCAATTGCAGTATACATGCCCGCAAAAAGGGACTGTCTCTGCAATAGTGCAATAGAAGACGGAATACTCTGA
- a CDS encoding ATPase domain-containing protein, which translates to MSYLKRKSIMLGTSKSAEMQQSVSEENASNTEKDATNLYDIIRENIPQGNKAVAENMASSGISSTGISVLDRSIGGGLPCGSMIYVSADPSGMSEIFLYQFTQARKTYYFTTSRRPKYVLRDILNLNFDIKNIIFIDVYSEYYLAPSGEMVDNIGNDYADTKLLEFVEYNLKNIRNDDQGGDINLVFDNFSFFMNLHVSQGLVKRLINIIYEVSKETGALTYLYGLKGSHPENIENDILNSADVIFEISLDRGADKIVNKLAIPKMRGMLPAAEVIKFKICDGIQIDTSKDIA; encoded by the coding sequence ATGTCTTACTTAAAGAGGAAAAGTATCATGCTAGGGACTTCAAAGTCTGCAGAAATGCAGCAAAGCGTTAGTGAAGAAAATGCATCTAATACCGAAAAAGATGCCACCAATCTCTATGATATTATCCGGGAAAATATACCTCAGGGAAATAAGGCAGTTGCTGAGAATATGGCAAGTTCTGGCATATCAAGTACAGGTATTTCAGTTCTTGACAGGAGCATAGGAGGAGGATTACCTTGCGGTTCAATGATTTATGTTTCAGCGGATCCATCCGGTATGTCCGAAATCTTCCTATACCAATTTACTCAAGCAAGAAAGACATATTATTTCACCACTAGTCGCAGACCTAAATATGTACTCAGGGACATACTGAACCTTAACTTTGACATCAAAAATATAATTTTTATTGACGTTTATAGTGAGTATTACCTTGCGCCTTCAGGTGAAATGGTAGATAATATAGGAAATGACTATGCAGATACCAAGCTGCTTGAGTTCGTAGAATACAACTTGAAGAACATCAGAAATGATGATCAAGGAGGAGACATTAACCTTGTTTTTGATAACTTCTCATTTTTCATGAACCTACATGTGAGTCAGGGATTAGTCAAAAGATTGATCAATATCATATATGAGGTCAGCAAAGAGACAGGTGCACTTACATACCTCTATGGTTTAAAAGGAAGTCATCCCGAAAATATAGAAAATGATATACTTAATTCTGCAGATGTCATTTTTGAGATCTCCCTTGACCGGGGAGCCGATAAGATAGTTAACAAGCTTGCCATTCCTAAGATGAGGGGCATGCTGCCCGCTGCCGAAGTAATCAAATTCAAGATATGCGATGGCATTCAGATCGATACATCCAAGGATATTGCATAA